Proteins co-encoded in one Lucilia cuprina isolate Lc7/37 chromosome X, ASM2204524v1, whole genome shotgun sequence genomic window:
- the LOC124421393 gene encoding uncharacterized protein LOC124421393: protein MFLANVASLLTNRRSIHLGVPKSNKWNQNVLKMFDDSRFNQMIRVRPEEFVHILNLIKDDDVFNTSPKTAQLPIDMQLKIVLYLLGSSGDGLSTRKVATLFGVGDGGTIQKVTKRVFKAILNLKEKFLSWPNAEERQ, encoded by the coding sequence atgtttttagcAAACGTCGCTAGTTTGCTCACGAATCGCAGAAGCATCCACCTTGGAGTTCCAAAATCCAATAAGTGGAACCAAAAcgtgttaaaaatgtttgacgACAGCCGGTTTAATCAAATGATTAGGGTGCGGCCAGAGGAATTTGTGCATATACTGAACTTGATTAAAGACGATGATGTGTTTAACACAAGTCCAAAAACAGCACAGCTTCCAATTGATATGCAGTTAAAAATCGTTCTTTATCTGTTAGGATCCTCTGGCGATGGACTTTCAACACGCAAAGTAGCTACCCTCTTTGGAGTGGGTGACGGAGGCACAATACAAAAAGTCACAAAACgtgtttttaaagcaattttaaatttgaaagaaaaattcctAAGCTGGCCTAATGCAGAAGAACgacaataa